DNA sequence from the Desulfobacteraceae bacterium genome:
AAAAAGGCCTTGGACGGGACCAATTACAAGGATTGGTGATATTGAGACAGCAAAATCAAAAGGGGTTTACGCTCATCGAGATGATGATCGTGCTGGCGATCATGAGCATCCTGGCCACCATCGCCACCCCCAACCTGCAGCGCTATATCGTGCGCGCCCGGGAAGCGTCCCTCAGGGAGACCCTTTTTGTTTTAAGAGACGTCATTGACCAGCACTACAGCGACCAGGGAAAATACCCGGACAGTCTCGAAGAACTGGTGGAAAGGAAATACATCCGGTCGATTCCGGTGGATCCGATCACAGGCTCAAGCAGCACATGGATAGTCATCCCGCCGGAGGGCGAGGAAGAAGGGGGGGTGTATGATATCCACAGCGGAAGCGACCGGGTCAGCCTGGACGGGGAGCCATACAACGAATGGTGAAAAAGGGGGTGTCGGGAGAACGGGTTGCGGCCAGACGTGGCAGGGGGCTGATCAAGATCGTCGCCGGCAGCGGCGGTTTCACCTTGATGGGGGTGCTGGTGCTGGTGACCATTTCCGGGATCGGCCTGATCGGTGCCAGTCAAAGCTGGCGCACCATTGCCCAAAGAGAGCGCGAGGAGGCGCTTCTTTACGGAGGTGACCAGATCAGAAAAGCGATTGCCGCCTACTTCACCGCCGGTCCATCCGGTGGGGAGGGGGCCTATCCTCAGCGGCTGGAGGATCTGCTGAAGGACCCGCGCTTTCCGGTCATTCAAAGACACCTGCGTAAAATATACCCCAATCCGCTTGATTCCGAGGGTAAGTGGGAATTTGTGCGCGACGGGATGGGACGGATCAAAGGAGTGTTTGCCAATCGGAAGGAGAAGCCGCTTAAGGTAAAAAAGTTTGCGGAAGATTACAGCGAATTTGAAAACGCCAAAACCTACGCCGACTGGAAATTTGTTTTTGTTCCGGGAGGGCCGGCTCCAAATCCGGCCGCACCGGAACAGGCTGGGGGGGAAGGATGAGAAAAAGGAAAATGAACCTTGCACAAGCCTTTGGGATCGCGCTGGTCTGCGGTGTGGTGATGGCCTCCTCGGCGCTGGGGGCCGATCAGCGGGCCGGCGATTTGATGAACGAATTCGGTCAAGCCTTCGAAGCCCTCCAACCGACGGTACCCGGCAGTTCGGTCAACTCCGATTATAAAATCGGTCAGACGGCATTAGGCACATTTTACACCACCAAAACATTGGGCTTGATCTACGACCAGAACCAGGAACTGTCTCAAAAATATGACCGGATGCTTGAAAAGTATGATGAGGTGATTCAGCAAAACCAGGAAATCATCCGTTTGCTGCGTATCATGGCGGGAAAAGAAACTGAAGATTCGCCCTGATAGAAGCCCTGCGGCGGTTGCACTGAAAATTCAACCGTCCGTCTGCAGCCGCGAAAAAAGCCGCGGGGTTTTTCTTCTGTCTTTTCCGCTGCGGCGATCCTCTCCGCTGCGTCTTTCCGGAATGTGCGAGGTGTAGCAATACTGCCTCCGCTCGATACCGGAGCGGCGCCCCCCATTGTCCCGCAGTTTGATTTTGTAATTGAATTCGTTCATCTCTTTCGAATTTTAAAGCTCAAGACAGCCCACCCATTTCCGCCGGATGGGCAGAACCAGCGAAGGCCAGCGTCGCCCAAACCAACAGCAGGAAACGTTATGGTCGGTTACTGGTGATATCTGAGGTGCTGCAGGGACTGGGGATGAGACACATCAACAGGCTTAAATTTCAGCAAAATTTATGCCTACTGTGGTCGGCAATTACTGGATGCGCTCGAAGGGTTTTTTTGGATTTGATAACCAACTAAATTTTATATGAAAATCTTTAAAAATGGCGGCTTTCAGGGAGGTCGGGATTTTCCTTTGGGGCGGCAGTGGTAAAGGCTGGCAAGCGGTTAAGACAAGAATTAAGAAAAAAAAGACCCATTGATGGGTAGGGGAGTTCCTAAACAGAGGAAAATCAGTTCAATTCGCTTTTGGCCTCTCCCGGTGGCTCGATATTGAGATCGGAAATTTTATACAGTAGGGTCTTGTAGCTGATTTTAAGTATTTTGGAGGCTTTGGTGCGATTCCAGGCGGTTTGTTCCAAAACGTAGGAAATGACGCGCCTTTCGATATTTTCCAGCGCTTTTTTCTTGATCTTTTTCAATGCCAGAGAGGCCAGCTCGGGACGGCTCTCGCCATTGAACTCCACAAGGTCGGCAATACCTTTGATTTTTTCGGTGGCCGGTTCGGCCACAAAACCGGGTTTGTGACCCGTCAGCAGGGCGCTGTTTTTTACCAGCTCAGCGACCACCTCCTCCCAATCGCCCAGCACCAGTGCCCGGTTGAGGACGTTTTGGAGCTCCCGGACGTTTCCGGGCCATGAGTATTCTGTCAGCCTTTCGATGATGCGGCTGCTGGGTTTGAGCAGGGGCTTGTTGTGAAACTGGGCCGTATAGCGTTCGATATAGTAATCGATCAGCGGGGGGACATCCTCGGGTCGCTCCCGCAGCGGCGGGATGAAGATTTTGATGATGTTGAGTCGATAGTAGAGGTCTTCCCTGAATGCGCCTTTGCGAATGTCCTGCTCCAGTTCATGGTTTGTGGCTGCGATAATCCAGGTGTCGGTCTTCAGATCCTTTTCCGAGCCCAAGGGGGAGAACTCGCCGCTTTGCAACACATGCAGCAGCTTCCCTTGCAGTAAAAGGGGCATGTCGCCGATTTCGTCCAGAAAGAGAACCCCACCATGGGCCAGCTCGAACTTTCCGCGGCGACGCTGCTCGGCGCCGGTGAAGGCGCCGCGCTCATAGCCGAAAAGTTCACTCTCCAACAGACCCTCGGGAAGAGCGGCGCAGTTGATTTTTACAAAGGGTTTGTTTTTGCGCGGAGAGAGGTAGCAAAGATTCTGAGCGACCACTTCTTTGCCGACGCCACTTTCCCCGGTGATGACGATATTCAGGCCGGTATCGGCGACATGATGGATCAGTTCACGGACTCTCTCGATGCTCTGGCTGACACCAATAATTGGAGGAAGCATATCACAAAGTCTTCAGTTTAAAGGGCATGACGTTAAGCCGGGTAAAGCCCTGGCCGCAAAGGGTTTTCAGCGCTGTGGCGGGCAGACCTAACGGGGTTTGGGGGAAAGCATCTCCGTGATGATCCGGTCAAGTTCCGGTAGCTCGAAGGGCTTCTCCAAAACAAGGTCTGCATGGGCTTCGGTGGCGAGCGCCTCGGGGTGCTCCCCGTATCCGGTAATCGCGATAACCGGGATTTCAGGATACTTCTTCTTGACGATGCTGATGACCGCAACGCCGCTGATACTGGGCATGATCAGATCGGTGATGATCAAGTCGTATCGACCTTGTTCGGCCTCGATCAGTTTCAGCGCATCCAGGCCATTGGCGGCGGAGTCGACTTGGTAGTTTTTTTCATTGAAATAGTTGTAAAGGGATATCAGGACTTCTTCGTTGTCGTCGATGATAAGAAGTTTATTTGGCCTGCCCATCTGTGATTCCCTCTTGGGTGCTGCCGTGGAAAAGGGCGTCTTTGGGACGAGCCCTTGTCAACACCCGGTTGGTGGACGCCTTCCAACAATTTGGCGCCTATGTCAGCGGTGCTGGATCCCCTCGAGCGGGAAAGGGTGGGGGAGGGGAGGAATCAGGCGGAGGATCGTTGGGGCATCAGGGGTGCGGCATAAATAGCCTCCTGTCCACACCGCTTTTTCTTGGGGGCCTCTTGGCGGCCCATCCACCGTTGCCTGCCGCGTCCCCTGGGTCGGCCGGCGTTTAGGGGCGGCGTTGGGCTGGAAAGCGGTGCCACCGGTTGCCGTGCTTCTCAACCCAGACCCCCTGACGTCCGGCAGCCTCTGGTTTTTCGGGAATCGGCGCCGCCACCGTATTCCGAATAAAATGTGGTGCCGAAGGCCGGACTTGAACCGGCACGGGTTTCCCCACTACCCCCTCAAGATAGCGTGTCTACCAACTTCCACCACTTCGGCACTGAAGAACCCTATTCGACCGGTTTCGACGGTGTCTCCGGCGGCCCGGGCTCGGGGGCTGTCTCAGCAATCGGCGGGGGTTGATCTACCGGCTGCTCAGCCGCTGGTTTGGAGTCCATCATGATCGAACTCGTCGGGCGTGATCCCGACATGTAAGCCAAGCCCAAAGAGGTGATCATGAAGATGATCGCTGCCATTGTCGTGGCTTTGCTCAAAAATGTCGAGGCCCCTGTGCTGCCAAAAAGCGTCTGGCTGGAGCCGCCCCCAAAAGCAGCGCCCATGTCGGCGCCCTTACCGGTTTGCAGAAGCACAATCAGAATCAGCGCGATGCAAACTACCGTGTGCACAATGATCAAAAATATCGACATAAGCGAAACGGTTTCTCGTCAATCGAAAAAATGGATGATGGCGTTAAATTCAGCGGCATCCAGACTTGCACCCCCAACCAGAGCGCCGTCGATGTCCGGCATGCCCATCAACTCTTTGATGTTGGAGGATTTTACGCTCCCTCCATACAGGATCCGGGTTGAATTTGCAAGTGAAATTCCCCAGTTGTCAGCAAGGAGGGATCTGAGAAAGTGGTGGACTTGCTGCGCCTGATCTTTGGTGGCGGTTTTCCCGGTGCCGATCGCCCAGATCGGCTCATAGGCAATCACCAGGGAAGAGGGTGTCTTTAGGGAAAGAGTCTTTAAACCCATTTTGAGCTGTTTGTCAAGGACCGAAAAGGTTTGGCCGGCGTCCCGCTCCTTTTCGGATTCCCCGATGCAAAAGACAGGTATCAGCCCGTTTTCAAAGGCGGCGGCCAGTTTTTTGTTGACCGTTGAATCCGTTTCGCCAAAAAGCTGGCGACGCTCCGAATGGCCGATGATGGCGTAGCGGCAGCCTGCGGATACCAGCATGGCGGCGGAAATCTCACCCGTGTAGGGGCCTTCGGGTTCCCAGAAAAAGTTCTGGGCGCCGAGACCGATGGCGCTGGCGCCGATGATGGCGTGCACCCCTGAGAGTGCCGTAAAGGGGGGGGCGATCATCATGTCGCATTCGGTTACATCCCCGGCCAGGGCCACCAGCTGTTTGGCGGTCTCGACCGCCTCCCCCTGGGTTTTGAACATTTTCCAGTTACCCGCAATCAGGGGTTTGCGCTCTTGCATTCCGGCGTCTCCTCGAATTTAGGTCCTCATCAAAGCTGCTGGCCGATCAAAACCGCCAGATCCACCATGCGGCTGGAATAGCCGCTTTCATTGTCATACCAGGCGAGAACCTTGACCAGATCGCCGATCACGTAGGTTGTCGGCGCATCGACGATGGAAGAAAGCGCGGCGCCGTTAAAATCCGATGATACCAGCGGCAGTTCGTTGAAGCCGAGGATGCCGGCCAGCTGGCCTTCGGCAGCCTCCTTGAGGGCCGTGTTGACATCGGAGACGGCAACGCCCTGCTTTTCGATGCTCACAACCAGGTCGACGATGGAAACATTCGGCGTCGGCACCCGCACGGCCAGGCCGTTGAGCTTGCCGTTTAACTCCGGTAAAACCAGCGCCACGGCGCGGGCCGCCCCCGTCGTGGTGGGTATCATGGAAAGGGCGGCGGCGCGGGCGCGGCGCAGGTCCTTGTGGGGGAAGTCCAGCAGCCGCTGATCCCCGGTGTAGCTGTGGATCGTGGTCATCAACCCGTTGCGGATGCCGAAATTTTCCAGCAGGACTTTGGCCACCGGGGCAAGGCAGTTGGTGGTGCACGATGCGTTGGAAACAACGTGATGGTTGCGGGGGTCGTAATGGTTGGCATTGACGCCCATGACGATGGTGGCATCGGGGTCCTTGGCAGGAGCCGAGATGATCACCTTGCGGGCACCCGCCGCAAGATGCTTGGCGGCGCTTTCGCGGTCTCTGAAAAGCCCCGTGCATTCCGCCACAATGTCCACTGCGGCCTCTTTCCAGGGAATTTTTTCGGGGTCTTTGACCGCTGAATATGCCACCCGCTGATCGTCGACTTGGATGCTGTCCGATTCGGCGCTGACAGCGGCGTCAAGGGTGCCGTGGACCGAATCGTATTTCAGCAGGTGCGCCATGGTGGCCGCATCTGAGAGGTCGTTGATCGCCGTCACCTCGATCGCGGGGTTCTTGCGTGCTGCCCTATAGACCAGACGGCCGATTCTGCCGAAGCCGTTAATGCCAAGTTTGATCGTCATGAGTTCTCTCCTTCCGTCCTTTCGCGGTCTGCTATGCGACCGGCCGGCAATCTCAGCCGGTGCGTTTGTTGCCTTTCAAAATGGAGCTGGCCAGTGAAATGCTCTTGCGGCCGTAAATTTCCAGATTGACCGCCAGCTGGGTCAGCGCCTGTTTTTGCCGGGAGCTGTCGGCCCGGATCAAAATCGGCAGGTTGACTCCCGAGATGACCTCGATTTTACCTTCTTCCAAAAAAGAGTAGCTCAGGTTGGAAGGGGTCCCGCCGAACATGTCGGTGAGGATTAAAATCCCTTGGTGCTGGTCAACGGATTTGATCCCCTCGGCAATTTTTTTGCGAAGTTTGTCCGCCGACTCGTTGATGTCGATGGAAATCGCGATGGTGTTGTCCAGTTTTTGGCCCGTAATGAATTCGGCCGCTTCGATGAGGGCCTGGCCGAGCTGGCTGTGGGTAACGATGACAATTCCGATCATAGCACACCCTGATTCTGGATGTCGCGGTGCGTTAAAGTGGCCGGGTGACCCATTTCCTTGATGTGCTCCCAAAGGGCTCGGGCAACTATCACGGAGCGATGCCGGCCCCCGGTACACCCGACGGCGATGGTCAGGTAGGCCTTGCCTTCCTTAAAGTACCTGGGAATGAGGAAGTCAAGCAGATTGAAGTATTTGACCAGGAACTCCGCCGTGTCGCCCTGGGCATAGACAAATTGGCGGACTTCTTCGGTTTCCCCGTCCAGATCACGCAGCTCGGGCACGAAAAAGGGGTTTTTCAGAAAACGGACATCCATGATCAGGTCGGCATCCAGGGGGGTTCCAAATTTGAACCCGAAGGACAAGACGCTGATCCGCATGGTTTTCGCATACCCGGCTTTCGCCGCCCACCCCTGCATGCAGGCCTTGAGTTGATGCACGTTGAAGCCGGTGGTGTCGATGACCGCGTCCGCATCCGCGCGCAGCGTCCGAAGCAGCTTTCTTTCGGCGGCGATCCCGTCCCCGAGCTGGCCGGCGCCGGCAAGCGGGTGGATTCTGCGGGTTTGGCTGTAGCGTCGCACCAGGGTTTCCGCGGTTGCTTCAAGAAAAAGAATCCGGCAGTCAAACCCCTTTGAGCGCAAACCTGCCAGCACCTTGCGGTAGCCTGACAGAAAGCCTTTTTCGCGCAGGTCCATGACAAAGGCCAAGCCTTTACCACCCGCGTTTTGTTCCAGACAGAGCTCGAAAAACCCTGGCAACAGGGCAATCGGCATGTTGTCTACGCAGTAAAAGCCGATATCCTCCAGCGCCGCCAGCGCGCTGCTTTTTCCCGATCCCGAAAGCCCGGTGATGATGATGAAGTCGAAATTTTCCAAGAGACTCGGTTTTACCCGCTGCCGGGTCGCCGTCTGGGTTTGGACTGTGCGGGAGGGCAGGGTCTTGGGGCGACCGCTGCGGACGCCGGGTCAGAACTCTTCGTCGTCATCCTCGGCGATGATGGACATTACCTCATCGGGATTGCCCGCTTTGAGAAGCCGCTCCTTGATGGGGTCGTTTTTTAAGATTTTGGAGATCCTGGCCAGCAGCTTCAGGTGCAGGCCAGTCGAGTTTTCAGGGGTCACCAGGAGAAAAAAAATATGGGTCGGGCGCCCGTCCATGGACTCGAAGTCAACCCCTTGGCGACTCAGCCCGAAACCCAGCACCAGCGACTTGAGCTCCCTGAGTTTGCCGTGGGGAATGCCGATCCCGCCACCGATTCCGGTGCTGCCCAGTCGTTCGCGGTCCATCAGGACCCGAACCAGGTCCTCTGAATTGACCTCGGCAAGACGCGCCACCGGCAAACTCAGTTCTTCGAGCACCCCTTTTTTGTCGCGGGCCTGCAGATCGACGAGAATCGAATCTCTCTGCAACACATCTAAAATTCGCATTTTGTCTTTACCGGCGGCAGGTTGCCTTGCGGGCTCAGCGCGCGCCGCGTCTGCCCCTGCAGGCCCGCACGCCGTCAGCTCCTGGGTTGAATCAGACCGTAGTCCCCGTTTTTGCGCCGGTACAGGACATTGACCCTGTCGGTCCGGGCATCGGTGAATACCAGAAAATTATCCTCGATCAGGTCCATCTGCATGACGGCTTCGTCGACATCCATCGGCTTGTACTCGATGTTTTCCACCAGGATTTCGCGGGTGCGATCCCCCCCGCTTGCGGCGACCTCCGGGAAGCCCACATCCCGCCCCCGGTTTTTGGCTCCCGTGCGCCGGTCGCGGATTTTTTGTTTGCCTCTTTTGATCTGCTTTTCAAGCTTGTCCAGAACCATGTCAATGGCCGGGTACATGTCGTTGGTTTCCTCCCGGCCGTTGATGCTCAGACGATCCCCGACGATGTTGATCTCTGCGATGTGACGAAACTTTTCAACAGACAGCACCACGCTCGCCTCCGCAGGATTGTCGAGGAGTTTGTCGAAGCGGTTCAGTTTATCGGTAACATATGTTTTCAAATGCTCAGAAGGGTCGAGATTCTTGAAGGTAACCGATGTCTGCATGTTTTCAGACCTCCATCTCAGAATTGTTTGCGTTTGTTGGAAGAGAGCAGACCCAGCATTTCCCGGTACTTGGCAACCGTTCGGCGTGCGATGTCGATGTTGGTTTGTTTTAAAATCTCAGCGATCTTGCTGTCGCTGTAAGGTTTTTTGGGGTTTTCGCTTTCGATGATCTGCCGGATTTTATCCTGAACACTGGCCGAGGCGATGGCCTCGCCGTGGACCCGGTTAATAGAACTATTGAAGAAATATTTCAATTCAAAAATACCCTGGGGGGTATAGGCATACTTGTTGGTCGTCACCCGGCTGATGGTGGATTCATGCATGGCGATATCCTGGGCGACATCCCGCAGCACCATGGGCTTGAGATAGGCAATGCCCTTTTCGAAGAACTCGCTCTGAAATTTGAGGATGCTCTCCATCACCTTGTATATGGTTTTCTGCCGCTGGTGAATACTGCGGATCAACCAGGTGGCGGAACGCATTTTTTCTTGGATGTAGTCCTTGGCCTGGGCGGAAATCTTTTCCCCCTCGGTGATGGCCCTCTTGTAGTAGGAATTGACCCGCAGCTTCGGCATGCCATCGTCGTTGAGCAGGATCACGAATTCATTTTCCAGCTTGTAGACGTAGATGTCCGGCGTGATGTACTGTGGCATCTCGTCGCTGTACTGACGCCCCGGGCGGGGCTCCAGGGCCTGAATGACCTTGACCGCGGCATACACCTCGTCCAGGCTCTTTTTGAGCGCTTTGGCGATGGCTTTGAAGTTTTTGTTCTCCAGGTGGTTGAGGTGGTTTTGGATGATCTCCACCACCAGGGTGTTGTCGAGCCCCAGTTGCCGCGCCTGGATCGTCAGGCATTCCCTCAGGTCGCGGGAGCAGACCCCGACCGGATTGAAACTCTGCATGACATCCAGGACTTCCGCCACCTTTTCCGTCGGGCAGCCGCAGTTGGCGGCGATCTCCTCCACGCTGATGTCCAGGTACCCGTCCCGGTTGAGATTGCCGATGATCTGGCTGCCGATATTCTGCTCCTCCTCGCTGGGCGAGGTCATCAGCAGCTGCCACAGGAGATGCGAGCTCAGGGACTCCTTCTGGGCGATGAAAGCTTCGAATTTGGGCGCCTCGCGGTCTTCGGACTCGTAGTTGACCCGCCCGACGGAGTTGTACTCATCGATGAAATTGCTCCAGTCGATCTCTTCGTGGAGCTTTTCCTCGATGGTGACCTCTTTTTCCGGCTGGGGCTCCTCCACCGGGGCCTCGTTGGACTCCATCGTGTTGTCGGCCCCGGGAACCTCCTGAATTTCCTCCAGTGCCGGGTTTTCCTCCATTTCCTGGCGGATCACGTCCATCAGCTCCAGCCGCGACAACTGCAGCAGCTTGATCGCCATCTGCAGCTGGGGGGTCATGATCAGCTGTTGGGTGAGTTTGAGTTGCTGTCTGAGTTCGATGGCCATGGCTACAATCTGAATCCGTCGCCCAGGTAAATCCGGCGAGCTGTTTGACTTGCGGCGATCTTCTCCGGCGGGCCGGACTCTATCACCTTGCCCTGGTTTAATATATATGCTTCGTCGCAGACTTCAAGCGTTTCCCGGACGTTGTGGTCGGAGATCAACACCCCGATGCCGCGGTGCTTCAAGTGGCCGATGATCCCCTTGATGTCGTTGATGGCCAGCGGGTCGATGCCCGCAAACGGCTCGTCCAGCAGAATGAAGGTCGGATCGGTGGCCAGCGCCCGGGTGATCTCCAGCCGCCGCCGCTCTCCTCCGGAAAGCACGCTGGCGCGCTGCGCGGCCAGATGGTGGATGCCGAGTTCCTGCAGCAGGCGCTCGGTCCGCTCACGCTGTTCCGTCTTGGAGGCGGTGACAAACTCCAGGATCGCCAGTACGTTCTGCTCCACCGTCAGCTTTCTGAAGACGGACGCCTCCTGCGGCAGATAGCCGATGCCCTTGCGTGCCCGCAGGTACATGGGGGCCTCGGTGATGTCCTCGTCGTTTAGAAAAACCTGGCCCTGGTCGGGCCTGATCATGCCTACGGTCATGTAGAAGGTCGTAGTTTTGCCGGCGCCGTTGGGGCCCAGGAGGCCGACGACCGCACCGCTTTCCAGGTCCAGGGAGACGTCGTCGACCACCTGCCGGCCGCGGTAGGTTTTGATCAGATTGCGCAGGGATAAAACGGTCATTCTCGTCCAATCAGAAACACAAACCGCCCTGCCCGCCGGGCGGGGCGGCCGCTGCGGGCACCTATCGGCCCTCGGGCAAACCGATGTCCAGTCCCTTGTCACCCGGGAAAAGCACCGCCTCGACACGGCTGTCTTGGCTGCCTTCGACGGTGACGCGTCCGTCGGCCCTGTAGAAGGTGATTTTGCTTCCGGTGATCGAATTGCTGCCGCTGGTGAGGCGCGAGTTTTTGCCCGTCAGCACCAGAATGCTGTCTGCGGTAGTATAGACCGCATGGTCGGCAAATGCAATTCGGTTGTCCATCTGGATCTTGACGTTGCCTTCGGCAACTATCTTTTCGATGGATTCGCCTTCCGGGCTGGGACTTGTTTTGTCCTGGTGCCCGCCGGTGTAATGGATTTTCAAGCTGTCGGCATCGATGACGGTCTCTCCCTGCCGAACGCGGACCTCACCCTTGAATTCCGCCAGGCGGGTGGCGGTGTTGGTCACCAGCTGGCGCGCCGTGATGAGGATTTTCTGCTCATCGGGCTTCGCTTCAGAGGTACTCTTTTTATCGTCGGCGCCTGCCGAAACTGAAGCCAGCAAGATGGCGGCGCCAAAGATCAGCCAGAGCCGGATGCGGCGGTGTAAAAGGCGCTTGGAACCTTTGGGGTCCGCAGGTCTGTTATGACGGGTCGTTTTCACTGAAAACTCCTCTCACATCGCCGTCCAGAACGGCTTGACGGGGGTTCAGGTCATACCGGAAGGTTTTCGCCGTGATCTGCGAGTTTCCGCTGGTGATCCGGACTTCGGTCTGGGATGTCAATATCCGCTTCTGGTGGTCGTAATCCAGCGCCTCGGTGGAAAGCGCCAGGTCCTCTTTGGTGACGCGGACGTTTTCCCGGACGGCGATGTCGTTGGTGTCGGTCCGGAGGGTGCCCCGGTCGGCGGTCAGCAGCATGCGGGTGCCGTCATCCATGAAAAATTCGACCGCCAGGTTCTCCAGCAGCAGCTCTTTGCTTTCGTCCAGATAACGGGCGGAGTCGGCGTCCAGGGACCACTCGGTAATGCCGCCGCGGGTGGCGGTTTGATGGATCTTCTGCAGTGCCAGCTGGGCCTTGTCGTCCAGGGCCGTCAGCAGCACCTCGGGTTTTTCGAAGACGCAGCGCTTGAGGACAAAGCCCCCGGCCAGGGCCACGGCGGCCGCGGTCATCAGGCCCACCAGCAGCAGCTTGAGCCGCTTCACGGGGCTTTTAGATTTCAAGGTCGAAAACCTGCTTGAGGGTTTGGGCCCAAAGCCCCCGGGCTTTCAGAATGGCCTCGCACGCCTCCCGCACCGCGCCCGCGCCGCCCTTGGCCCGGGTCTGGTAGAGGGCGCGGGCCTTGACCAGCTCATGGGCGTCGGCCACGGCAATGGGCGTTCCCACGCGCGCCATGAGCGCCAGGTCCGGCAGGTCGTCGGCGATGAAGGCCGTCTCGGCCGGGCTGACCCGCATCTCCCGGCATATATTCTCCAGCAGGGCCGCCTTGTCGCTGACGGCGTCGTAAAGGTGCGTGATGCCCAGGTTCGCGCAGCGGTGCGACAGGGCCCGGGAGCGTCGGCCGGTCACGATCCCCACGCCGATGCCGGCGGCCATCAGCAGCCGGAGGCCCAGCCCGTCGCGGACGTTGAAG
Encoded proteins:
- a CDS encoding HAD-IIIA family hydrolase, whose product is MEKSMNTLENQTLKTVKLLLLDVDGVLTRGEIIYGDDAAEIKIFNVRDGLGLRLLMAAGIGVGIVTGRRSRALSHRCANLGITHLYDAVSDKAALLENICREMRVSPAETAFIADDLPDLALMARVGTPIAVADAHELVKARALYQTRAKGGAGAVREACEAILKARGLWAQTLKQVFDLEI
- the lptC gene encoding LPS export ABC transporter periplasmic protein LptC; this encodes MKSKSPVKRLKLLLVGLMTAAAVALAGGFVLKRCVFEKPEVLLTALDDKAQLALQKIHQTATRGGITEWSLDADSARYLDESKELLLENLAVEFFMDDGTRMLLTADRGTLRTDTNDIAVRENVRVTKEDLALSTEALDYDHQKRILTSQTEVRITSGNSQITAKTFRYDLNPRQAVLDGDVRGVFSENDPS
- the lptA gene encoding lipopolysaccharide transport periplasmic protein LptA, producing the protein MKTTRHNRPADPKGSKRLLHRRIRLWLIFGAAILLASVSAGADDKKSTSEAKPDEQKILITARQLVTNTATRLAEFKGEVRVRQGETVIDADSLKIHYTGGHQDKTSPSPEGESIEKIVAEGNVKIQMDNRIAFADHAVYTTADSILVLTGKNSRLTSGSNSITGSKITFYRADGRVTVEGSQDSRVEAVLFPGDKGLDIGLPEGR